DNA sequence from the Lycium barbarum isolate Lr01 chromosome 5, ASM1917538v2, whole genome shotgun sequence genome:
AAACCAGGAGAAACCGGATAAACTCGGCTAAATTTTTCAAGCAGCATTCAGTTATCAGAAAGATATGCACACAGTTTAAGGCAGTGCATTATGTGGCTCGTGCATTGTTATATAGGAAGTAGCTAAAAAAAAATCTTCATTATATGTTACCATAAGTTGGTTACACTCACAAGTTCTGTGTTTTTTTATTCTGAAACACATACTCCCACCGGTTCAATAAACTACATTATGAAGCTTGTAACTGACTTAAATGTTAATTACCTGGCGAAGAGCGGAATTAGCATTTTGCTGTTGGTTCTTTCCTGACCATTGAATAGCATCCATCAAGACATCCCACAAAATTCGCACAACCTCTATATCTGGTAGTTTGGCATCTTTGACGTGTTGCTTCACAGTTTCTATGACTTCAGAGATAGCAACTTCTTCTGCTAGCTGAGTTGTTAATGTAGATTTCATTTCCTTGAGCCTCACCTCAAATATCTTCTTATCATTATATTCCACCAAAGGTAAAAGGCCAGCTTTGCTGAAATAAGAAAGTCCATATACCATAAGACATAGCTAAAGTTAGATGGCTTGAATAAAATGACCATTTTCTTTCCTTTCACCCCCACCACCCCTACTCTCTGGCCAACCAAAAAAGGGAAAAAACAAATGATTGTACTATTCTCACTTGTTCAATTTGAACACCTAGAGAGTCCAGAATAGGACTTTTGCCTTGCATCATATTTTCAGTTTTACTAAGTGTTGTCAGTAGGAGTATAACAGTAGGCTGGCATAGCGCCGGGAAAATACAGGCAAGTGCCTTGTTTTAAAATGAGAATGCTCTAAGCAGGACCAAAAGGTATACCAAATACGAACCCCTATTGTCCTGACACTAGCTGAAAAATAGCTTGCAGTAAAACTTGAAACTCTGTCCAATTAAATCTCAAGTCATGAGATCCTCTATCTACCTTGTCCCCCATTTTAAGGGGAACATATCCAACCCAAAACAATTTCTCCAATTTTTCATCAAGATTAAATCTTTAATGATGAAGCTCTAACTAGAAGTCTCATCAACCAATGACACAACTCTTTACACAAACAATCAACAAGAGATTTATCGAGTAAGAGACAGACAGACAGTTGCAAAATCCACATTTCAGTACCCTTGACAGCTTCAAAAATTAaccgaaagaaaaaaaaaacaatgttctTTTAAAGCAAGTTATAATATACAAAATGGAAACGGCAGTCCATATGTTCCACTTTTAGCTACTTTGATTGTCATGAAGAAGGTAATACTTCCTGTTATACCTACTATCTAGGAAGCAGCCCTTCTCAATTTATTTGCATGTAACCTTTGTAAGAAAGTCATCTAAGCGGCCAATAACATAACAAGACCTTTTAACCGAAGAATAAagaggagaggggggggggggggggggggggaccgtAATCAAGGAACTGAAGGAAAAAGCATTCAGAAGAAGAGGCATTGCAGGTAAAATCTTAGGAACAATAGATTTGCGTTGTCTGATATCTGGGTTCCACTCAAATTTCTTAAATTATATACAAAGCACTTTGACCCTTAATCAAATGCATTTACTTTATTTCTTTGTTTGTCATCGCATGAGGAAAattataaaacataaatactacAACTTAAGCAGCAAAAAAAATTCCCATCTGTCCAccccaggaaaaaaaaaaaagaagcatggGATGATGATGGGCAACTTCACTTATATCTTTTCATCGTGCGTCTTAAATCAAGCTTAGAAATATACCATTAACATAATATGAAAAAATGCCCTGTATTCTTTCTTATATTCGCAGGAGGGGGTTTTAGGGACGCGACACCCAGACACTTCTTCAAGATATGGTATCCGTTTCATTAACAAATGAGAGTTAGCACTAACAATAAAAAGAATAGGTCAGGAACAAGGATCATTCTAAATAAGAAAACTATCAATCACCAGCAGCAGTAAAATGATGGCAATGATAGGTTAAAGTAACTCCGTCAGCCCTAAATATGGCAACGGGGCCTGTCAGAGGGGGTTGATGAAGCCTTAGCAGGGCAGCAATGGAACTCTAGGTGGACAGAGTGGGACAGATATTCAAAAAACTACTTCTTTAGCATTATCAATCAAATTATTTATGATAAATAACGCCAACTATTTCATTAAATAAagtaaaattttatttttgtcCTTTATGAGACGAATTAAACATGTAAATAAAACAGTGTCATTGATTGGTGATATTACAGAAATTTGAGTTACATagtataaaagaatattaaaagaTGAAAAAAGTAAAAGGAATATtaatgaaaagaaaagagaatattATGGGTATATGGGAAAAGAACAGAGCTAAGGTGGTGGAGGGTGTGAATGAAAGAAAGAGCTAAGCCACTTCACAGTCTCTTCCACTACACATCCCTACACAGCTCTATAATTCATATAAGTTTTAAATTCGAAATTTACTCACGTGAAATGCTCAGACACAGCTTCAGGCGTCCTCTTAGTAGAGGGGAAGAACTCAAGAAGATCATCCTCCATCTTACCCCGCTTAAGGATCGAGATCAAATCATCAATACTATTGTCAATCAGATATTCCCTGAAAAAGTCTGTGATGAAAGAGAGAACTAGCCCTTTGGCGACAAGGTTGTCTTTGAGCAATGGCTGGAGAACAGTCTCTGGGGGAAGGCCTGATAGCTTCTGGGAAAAAGCAAGGGCTGTAAAAATTGAGAGCTTAATCCTTTCATTTTCCTCAAAGAGCTCCAATGACTGCAACATTTTCCGCATGACATTTTCAAGGTTCTTTATAAGAAACGGCCTTCTTCTCAATATCTTCTGTACATAGATGACAGATGGCAAAATGGCTTCGCGTTTAGGTTCACACTCAATCACAGAGTAAGGGTGGCGCTCCCCTTCATCAAGTTTAACTGTTCCAGGTTGTGTACGGCCTCCAATGAAGACAACCTATCACAACACCACATGTTAAGATGAAATACTAAAGAGAAGCACCGACGACACAGCAAAGGGAGAGTGGTAATTGACATCGTATCATCCATGCAACAATAAACATTTTAAACACTAAACACGTTTACAAACAAGATATCTTCTTGATAAGCACGTATGACATGCTTAACTGCAGCAAATTCCAACAGCTCAATGCGGTATATGATCTACTTAGGTAATAACAAAAAAGTATCAACATAAAACCTCCTATAACACAACAGGCACTGCTGTACTAGTATCAAAATTTTATACGAAAGCAGCCTTCATAACACAAGGAAAATAAGACCtcaaaaaataaactaaataaaaaaaGTCAGACTCCATAGGACCAACAAAAGATACTTTTCATCCACCTACAATTATATCCTATGTATATGCACCTTGAGGACAGTAGCGACAAAGGTCCTGTATGATGATAATCTTATAAGTTCATTATATAGTATTAGTATTTACCTCGAAAAAGGTATCACCATATCTTGAGAAGTTGAGATCTGAAGACTCAAGGTTCTTAGCAACAAGTTCCTGTGCATAATAAAATATTTGGTTGAGTTTTGTTCCCAAGTATTACCCGCATCAAACATTTAATTGAGATTGATCACCAAGTCTTAATGGCATTAACATAATAGAATGGACAAAGAAAGAAGTATAACGCTGGTGATCAAAATTAAATATCCAAATTACCAGATCACCAGCATTATCCAGATAAATCTGGACCACTGCATCAGCAAATGCTGCAGGGTCCAGCGGCGCTGCAATATTCCGTTTGCGGGTCTTAATCCGCGTACCACTGTAATCATAGGACAAAATCAACAAATTCTTATGGACAGGCAATGAATAGCGGACAGAAATAATAACAGTAAGAAATAGGGACGCGAGAGaacaaaacagaaaaagaaaccTTACCCGAGAGTGGGCTTCTCCTTTGAGCTGTCATTCCAAAGCCAAAAAACAAAAGTTTAATAAAGGAATAAGGAAAAGAAGCATAAAACTGCAATCTCACAGACTATGCAGCAGACAGCATAGCTACAAGCTCCACAAAAGCCACTGCCTACAGTGCAAAAATTTAACACAGAACGACGAAACTAGGAGGAGAAGTTTCTATCTTTTTGGCTTGCAACATACAAACAAGAAAGTTCCCGGAAAACCAACAGCAGACAAGTACTACAGTGGATTAACATACCTCAACCAAAGACTACTAGAAAGTATTAAAAATCAGAAAACGAGCATGGACACATTCCTTTACATAATCAACCTACACCATACACATACTTGTATCTGTAATTTATACTCAGCAGAGATACTAGTTCAGCAGTCATTGACACTTGCACTTCTGGTGCTGTATATTCTTTAACAAATGTACAAAATGCCTATTATTTATTTGACATTAAGTCGCACAATCAGAAAGGGTTCCACGCTATCCTTATCTCAACCTTTCTTGTCTATTTTTAGATTAAAAAGTAAATTGACTATGGAGGCTGTGAAGGAGTCATGTTGCCACTTAAAAAGAAAGATTGATTCATATCAGTTAGTCCATGAAGGAAAAGATCGATgctttgataaaaataatttataacttcttcaaaaatgtatAGTATTTGTTTTAGTTAAGCTGAGATTCTTCCTTGTAAACGACTCTTTTTCATTCTGGTTTTTGctcctttttatttctcaaaatgaagCTTAAATACAACGTGGTTCTAATATGTTTCCTCATAAAATAGATCTTCCGAATGTTAAAAGGAATTAAAAAAGCCCTAACTGACCAAAACATACATCGATTTATGAGAAAATTTTATAACTAAACACTCAAACAGACGCATAAAACACAAATACAAAGCACACAGCCGCATAATAAAATCATTCGTACTGaaaatcaacaacaaaatcatatCGTAAAAATCCTAAATTGATAAATACATCAAGCattctactcttttttttttaatctacatACTGCAAATATGCTTAACTATTATTACCTTGTGACTTCCTATTAACAGCTGGTAAAATTTAACagttcaattattttcatacaaaCTCACATCATGACACGTCATATTCGCCCGATATTATTAACCCTTTGTCCAAGCAAAAGCATCACAAACACACAATTcttatgttttaaaaaaaaaaaaaaaaaaaaaaaaaactctgtacaatatatacatatatatatataaccacaAAAAAATGctaattttgacatgaaaaaCTATTACCAAGTAACTTCCTATTAACAGCTAGTTAAAATTCAACagttcaattattttcatacaaacacacaattcttatgtttaaaaaaaaaaaaaaaatagctcaaCAATtttatagatatacatatataacaaaaaaaaaaatgataacttCGACATGAAAAACAATATTAAAACAAGACAAACATAATTAAACTATTAATTACTTTCCtcataaaaaaaaaaccctaatttACCTAGTAACTTCCTATTAACAGTTGGTTAAAATTTAACacttcaattattttcatacaaacacacaattcttatgttaaaaaaaaaaattacctctaTAATtttatagatatacatatataacaaaaaaaaatgataactTCGACAtgaaaaacaataataaaacaagAGAAACATAATTAAACTACTAATTACTTTCCTCATAAAAAAAAGCCCTAATTTACCTAGTAACTTCCTATTAACAGCTGGTTAAAATTTAACacttcaattattttcatacaaaCACACAATTCTTATGTTAAAAAAATTTTTTACCTCTATAAttttataaatatacatatataacaaaaaaaaatgataactTCGACATGAAAAACAATATTAAAACAAGAGAAACATAATTAAACTACTAATCACTTTCCTCATTAAAAAAAAAGCCCTAATTTACCAAAAAGTAGATCGATTTCTAagaaaaacacatcaaacacaaAAGCAAAAAATAAAACAATCATTAATACCGCAAATCTATAACAAATTATCAGATCGTAATACCTAATTACTTACACatcaaccaaaaaaataaaaacaaattgaaaaaaaTTGGCTTAAATAAGGAGATAGAGATATATAATAAATCGTTATCGTTACCTCATAAACTAAGATGGAGAATAATCGAATTTGATGTGCGCTTTTAGGGATTTGAGAGAGCAAAAAAACAAAGATAGTgtgtgaaaatgaagaaaaaaggccACAAAGGTAATGGTAAGATATTTATATGGGAGTAGTAGTTGAGAGTTAACAAGTAACGACCCGACCCGAAAATCCGGCTTCGGGTCTCACTTTACAAcgtctaagagcccgtttggattggcttataagttgcttataagttgcttataagctgttttcagcttttttgaatgtttggctgaccagcttaaagtcattttgtgcttaaaataagctcaaaaaaataattgggcccatttgacttagcttatctaaagcagcttataagctgaaaacagcttataagccaaaaaaaaaataagttagactaccccaacttattttttttaacttataagctgcaaacagcttataggcataagcccatccaaacaggctctaagttgaGAAGTTTGTTTGGTTTGCGGATTAAATTATTCCGTAATTATAGATATAGGAGTGTAATCTTTAGATTAATTTGTTTTATTTGGGAGGTtggataaaataatctcaaatTTGATGGTATGAAGTTGGATATCTCAGGATTAAATTTGAAATTGAATTTATACTGTGTTTGGTTGACGGTATGAATTATCCTAGTATTTCAGGATTATAATTCTATGGTTTTATCCCACCCCATATAAATTTATCTCAAACTTAATTCTGAGATATTTCGTGTACCAAACACAAATTGcttatttttttgaaaagcacttctCAAAATAGGCAATTTTTAGTCGTTAGGCCAAACAAGCTCTTACAATGAAAAAAAATTCAGTAAAAATCCTTTTTAGTAGGGTTTATATATGAGACACAAATATAAATTAATTATGTGGATTTTGATTATTCAAGTACAAGATGATTAATATAtgtttggtcaaacttctcaCAAGCTAAAAGTGGTTATTTTTTTGTTGTAGATTAGCTGAGAGGATAATGTGTTCCTTATCAAAAAAATTTAAGGACTCAAATTCGAAATCTTTTATTAAAGGTAGAGAAATTCCGGCCACCTTGACTGGTCTATAGATAACAAAAAATTAATAAAGTGGTAAGTACCTTGTTATTCTTAATTATTGATTTTGAATTCGAGTTTTGAGTATGAAAGCGGCTATATTAGCGAGAACATTATCCTTTAATATAAAAAATTTCCCCGCAAATTTGAATTTAATCGAATCATAATGTGAATATTAAAATGAggcaagaaattaaaaaaaaaatgagtggTGAAGCTCGAAAGACAATGCCACGAGTTTAATTTGGAGAGGGTACGTACGTGGCTATAGAATAGCTTGTGGAGGCCCGGTTGATTTGACAATACTTACTTATAGCCCATATAATTGGAGCTTTGATGTTAAAGTCCAACAATGGACAATCTCAATAGGCAAAGGGACATATACAACTTAGAATGAAAATGCGGTGAGGTGTTGAGCATTGAGCCCACCTCCAACTTGACACAAGCTCATGGCAAGACAAAATCACAAGGCAAAAGGTAAACGATAAGGGCGAATTCAGAACTTGAAGTTTATGAATTTTTACAATGAAATCTCTagttaatatacaataataatcGAATTCATAGTCgaatatttatagatatttaatGAATCTCTTAATACATATAAAAAGTCTAAGCAATCGTTACTGATTCATGTGAACTCATATAATACAAGCTAGAACGGCCTCTGAGTAATGAATCTCCTAAAGGGTTATAATTTGAAGAAATCGAAGAAAAGTTTTGCTAACTATAAAGCGTCTTGCACGAAAATTCCTACTTAAAACATGCAAAGACAAACATTAAGTTTCATGAACTCAAAAAGAATGTCAACCAAGCATATTCGAGGAGGAATAAGCTTGTAGGAACAAGAGCTTAACGCTAAACTTTGTATAACATCTATTGGAAAGAGTTAGCGACCACGTGTTCTTCCTACTTAATCACAAATACATGTCGAAGTATAACTATATGATTGTCAAAACAGTACTCCCATTTACTAATGTAACAAGTTTATATATATTGTTACATGTATTCTCTTTGGTGTGGTGCTATATTAACTTTTCATTAAAGAAAAGTTACAGTGCTACAAATATGGATGCTAAAATCTCAAAGAAGTGCACTTTATTAGAGGAGAAGCACACCATGGTTGTATCATTTGACATGTTCACTGTAGTGCATTAAGGTTGAATTGTGTTAAAGCCCATATTAACTTAGTTTAGGAAGAGCCCATGCCTTGGCCCAAGTGTTATATCTCATGAAGTTGGGTTGTATTTACAACCTTTTACACTTACGTGTTTTTGTGTTTTCCAATAAtctgtttggccaagtttttaaaatcagcttattttaattaatttacTTTTTCAAAATTGCTTTTCATAAAAGTATTTATGGTTAAAAGCAATTTGtatttgaccaattaatttataAGCACTTTTGAacaacaattagtgtttgaccaagtttttaaaaagtgtttataagtgtatttttttcaaaagtgcttttggatagaagctattttttttagcttttgaaaaaaaGTTTCTGGTACTcgcaaaagtacttattttctacCAAAAATTTagtcaaacacctcactttttaaaaataaccacttatttgaaaaaataaacatttttggagaaaaataagctTGCCCTAACATGTATCCTTGCTCAAGTAATCAATTGAGGTTAAAAATAGGGATAATTTCATAGACCTCCCTCTAGGTTTCGTCTTATCACACTGACCTTCCTTGTGGTTTACAATATTACATTTACCTctcttattttgattttttttgtaaCATTGTTTTAACTTATTTATTTAATTGCAAAATAATTTCCATGGACCTATTTGCCCTTCTAATTCACCTCTTGTCATTAATTAATTTTAGGAACATAACATAGGAACTATGGAGTTAATCATTTCTTTTTACGGTTCCCAGTTTCCTTTATAATGATTCATTTCCATTGAATGCAAAAATCTTCAAACTAATTACATTAATTCTCCAAAAAACAACCAAACAAGTGCAGAAATAAACTAggcataaaagaaagaaaataattaaatttcTACTTATGTGTATTCTTCCTTTTCATCAAGATAAACCCTCACAATATCTATAATCTCTTCAACTTCATTACATCCACAAGGAACTATGGAGTTATAATTTGAGGATTTAACCATAAAAGTAGCACTCTGAGAAAATAGAAGGCTTATGAAGCTGATTGCTTGCGGGAGTTCAAAGCCTATATAATCTGTTTCCTTTACAATAAAAAATCATGAGAACGACAAAAATCAATATCGTTCAATTCATCtcaattttaaagaaaaaaaaaaacgttacaTGTACAACTTAGGTCCACCTACGAAAGGGTAATTTTATTTCGAACGCACACTTTATTAGGAAGGGTAGCCATAGAGTAGATAATTTTTGTAGGGTGGATAATGGGTATTGGAGAAGGGTAGATTTGTCAAATTTTATTTACTTgcattaataaaaaataaattaaaataattgttacaaaaaaatcaaaataaggaAGATAAACGTAATATCGTAAATCACAGGGAAGGTCAGTGTGATAAGGCTAAACCTGAGGAGAGGTCTATGAAATTATCCCTAAAAAATATTCTAAGTGGTCATGGTTAAGTGATAAATATTATGGATAAAGCATTTTTGATTCTTTAATTATTGATAAATTATAATTTTGGTTCTTGTGATATTTGACCAAGGACGTTGAATCTTCAATTAATTGAAGTGGTGCACTTTTAATCTTTCTACTCAAAACTTCTCACCAATTTATTGAATTATCAACCGTTACACTACATAATTACACATAAAAAGACTaaatatattatttccttctAAATGACACATATCTTGAACCAGAGGCTGAGCCACATACGGCTAAGGGGGTTCATCTGAACCCTCTTCGGCATAAAATTGCACTGTTTATACAgggtcaaaattattttttatgtatagatagtagatgttgaacccctacttcttcgtgtgtttatttcttcatattttgaacccccaTGTCACAAATCCTGGCTTTGCCACTGTCTTGAACTTGTTATTTTAATCATCTAATGTTTGAGTAAGTTTTTCTAGATTAATTACTCCATCAATTTTA
Encoded proteins:
- the LOC132640058 gene encoding uncharacterized protein LOC132640058, which codes for MSSKEKPTLGGTRIKTRKRNIAAPLDPAAFADAVVQIYLDNAGDLELVAKNLESSDLNFSRYGDTFFEVVFIGGRTQPGTVKLDEGERHPYSVIECEPKREAILPSVIYVQKILRRRPFLIKNLENVMRKMLQSLELFEENERIKLSIFTALAFSQKLSGLPPETVLQPLLKDNLVAKGLVLSFITDFFREYLIDNSIDDLISILKRGKMEDDLLEFFPSTKRTPEAVSEHFTKAGLLPLVEYNDKKIFEVRLKEMKSTLTTQLAEEVAISEVIETVKQHVKDAKLPDIEVVRILWDVLMDAIQWSGKNQQQNANSALRQVKKWAELLNTFCTTGKLELELMYKVQVQCYEDAKLMKLFPEIVRSLYDQDVLAEDTILHWFRKGTNLKGRQNFVKSLEPFVKWLEEAEEEE